From the Corythoichthys intestinalis isolate RoL2023-P3 chromosome 13, ASM3026506v1, whole genome shotgun sequence genome, one window contains:
- the LOC130927902 gene encoding gastrula zinc finger protein XlCGF26.1-like — MSGRTTAADEEHCGVEEELPRQQQSTVCKIMHAEFVLHTLEGASQADLPALQESPCIKEEEKELPFIKVEEEEFIQLQGFRKNLIADRQEPDSPGVKEDVELPQIKEGEPEPCQQTEREEQLPIKKEAEELPYVKEEEGITRSTGEPLKIEDGPSEASGGAEPPSGRSSSTKGLQANIFILPSDTNGTTSHSPYNDDGHKKSHREDKLCKCSQCGKTFANKYGCRRHMRNHTGEKPFVCSVCGKSFTAKQQLEQHTRTHTGKKPFSCSVCGQGFSFKSSLIMHRRIHTGEKPFACSVCGQGFAQKATLNRHKKTHTGEKPFSCLVCGQRFTVKQQLEQHTRTHTGEKPFSCSVCGQGFSRKSNLNTHTRTHSGEKPFSCSVCGQGFTHKATLKTHERTHTGEKPFSCLVCGQRFTQKEHLKIHTRTHTGEKPFSCSVCGQGFSCKMSLKIHERTHTGEKPFSCSVCGQRFAQRQHIKLHTRTHTGEKPFSCSVCGQGFSQKSALKIHDRTHTGEKPFSCAVCGQGFSRKSNLNTHTKTHTGEKPFSCSVCGRGFIRKDRMKRHACVCVRSSGQ, encoded by the exons GTGCCAGCCAAGCTGATCTTCCTGCGCTCCAGGAGTCGCCATGCATCAAGGAGGAGGAGAAAGAGTTGCCGTTCATCAAGGTGGAGGAGGAAGAGTTCATACAACTTCAAG gtttcagaaaaAATCTAATTGCTGACCGGCAGGAGCCAGACTCTCCTGGCGTTAAAGAGGATGTTGAGCTCCCCCAAATCAAGGAGGGGGAGCCAGAGCCCTGTCAACAGACAGAGAGAGAAGAGCAACTTCCAATAAAAAAAGAGGCGGAGGAGCTGCCATATGTTAAAGAGGAGGAAGGTATCACCAGGTCgactggtgagcccttgaagaTTGAAGATGGTCCGAGTGAGGCCAGCGGAGGGGCGGAGCCTCCAAGTGGCCGCAGCAGCTCAACAAAAGGATTGCAAGCAAACATTTTCATCCTTCCATCTGACACAAATGGCACCACGTCACACTCTCCTTACAATGATGATGGTCATAAGAAATCTCACCGTGAGGACAAACtctgcaaatgctctcagtgtgggaaaacctttgcAAATAAATATGGTTGTCGTAGGCATATGAGgaaccacactggtgaaaaaccttttgtctgctcagtttgtggtaaaagttTCACTGCAAAGCAACAGTTAGAACAACATACAAGAACCCATACTGGCAAAAAACCattttcctgttcagtttgtggtcaaggatttagTTTTAAGAGCTCCTTAATAATGCACAGAAGAATCcatactggtgaaaaaccttttgcctgctcagtgTGCGGTCAAGGATTCGCTCAAAAAGCAACCTTAAATAGacacaaaaaaacccacaccggcgaaaaacctttttcctgcttagtttgtggtcaaagattcactgtAAAGCAACAATTAgaacaacacacaagaacccacactggcgaaaaacctttttcctgctcagtgtgtggtcaaggattcagtcgCAAGAGCAACTTAAACacgcacacaagaacccactctggcgaaaaacctttttcctgctcagtctgtggtcaaggattcactcaCAAGGCAACCTTAAAAACacacgaaagaacccacaccGGGGAAAAACCGTTTTCCTgcttagtttgtggtcaaagattcactcaaaaggaacacttaaaaatacacacaagaacccacactggcgaaaaacctttttcctgctcagtttgtggtcaaggattcagttgCAAGATGTCCTTAAAAATACACGAAAGAACCcatactggcgaaaaacctttttcctgctcagtttgtggtcaaagatttgcTCAGAGGCAACACATAAaactacacacaagaacccacactggggaaaaacctttttcctgctcagtttgtggtcaaggattcagtcaaaagagcgctttaaaaatacacgacagaacccatactggcgaaaaacctttttcatgtgccgtttgtggtcaaggattcagtcgCAAGAGCaacttaaacacacacacaaaaacccacactggggaaaaacctttttcatgctcagtttgtggtcgaggATTCATTCGGAAGGATCGGATGAAGAGACACGCGTGTGTTTGTGTAAGAAGCAGTGGACAGTGA